A genome region from Sphaerisporangium krabiense includes the following:
- a CDS encoding TRAFAC clade GTPase domain-containing protein: protein MDWIRPIVVTMLGAPMSGKTTFLLGMYATMSLGERAYALLEKDQDRDFELGRAWDRLCAEGVLPPPTPEEPFEYRFTFLHGKDPLLRLDWTDFRGGAMTTPLGEANGFVESPDARRLVQRLAATDSVYLVLDGSRLGASPQALETRRMTALVRSALLERDPARPGLSVVVLLTKADRLLAELPQHLTITQRLDRALETILGLLPVMRQPGMTAALCPVTVGGFGAPTRGRVDPATVRPFWLHKPVMFTMFHRLREERRLREAELASLGARHRHLTAELDRVTGERLGRLLRRAELRGLEFERAQVEEAWRVADARRTMADHWGATLREEIMELPVFRDGARVESGDL, encoded by the coding sequence GTGGACTGGATTCGGCCCATCGTCGTGACCATGCTGGGCGCCCCCATGTCCGGCAAGACGACGTTCCTGCTCGGCATGTACGCGACGATGTCGCTCGGCGAGCGCGCGTACGCGCTGCTGGAGAAGGACCAGGACAGGGACTTCGAGCTCGGCCGCGCCTGGGACCGGCTGTGCGCCGAGGGCGTGCTCCCGCCGCCCACCCCCGAGGAGCCCTTCGAGTACCGCTTCACCTTCCTGCACGGCAAGGACCCGCTGCTGCGCCTGGACTGGACCGACTTCCGCGGCGGGGCGATGACCACCCCGCTCGGCGAGGCGAACGGCTTCGTCGAGTCGCCGGACGCGCGCAGGCTCGTGCAACGCCTGGCCGCGACCGACAGCGTGTACCTGGTGCTGGACGGCAGCCGCCTCGGCGCGTCGCCGCAGGCGCTGGAGACGCGCAGGATGACCGCGCTGGTGCGTTCGGCCCTGCTGGAACGGGACCCCGCGCGGCCGGGCCTGTCGGTGGTGGTGCTGCTCACCAAGGCCGACCGGCTGCTGGCCGAGCTGCCCCAGCACCTGACGATCACCCAGCGGCTGGACCGGGCGCTGGAGACGATCCTCGGCCTGCTGCCGGTGATGCGCCAGCCGGGGATGACCGCCGCGCTGTGCCCGGTGACGGTCGGCGGGTTCGGCGCGCCCACGCGGGGGCGGGTGGATCCGGCCACCGTGCGGCCCTTCTGGCTGCACAAACCGGTCATGTTCACCATGTTCCACCGGCTGCGCGAGGAGCGGCGGCTGCGGGAGGCCGAGCTGGCGTCCCTGGGCGCGCGGCACCGGCACCTCACCGCCGAACTCGACCGGGTGACCGGTGAACGGCTGGGACGGCTGCTGCGCCGCGCGGAGCTGCGGGGTCTGGAATTCGAGCGGGCGCAGGTGGAGGAAGCCTGGCGGGTGGCCGACGCGAGGCGGACAATGGCCGATCATTGGGGCGCCACGCTCCGCGAGGAGATCATGGAACTGCCGGTCTTCCGCGACGGGGCGCGCGTGGAGAGCGGTGACCTGTGA
- a CDS encoding amidohydrolase — protein MTDLLFRGGPVFTASPHAVPPAFARAVLVRDGRVAAVGEEDEVARLARPGHETVDLAGRLLTPGFTDAHIHPVQAGLERAKCDLSQVYGLDAYVEKIAAYAAAHPDAAWIDGGGWDMSAFAGGLPHRRQIDFADRPVYLIQRDHHAAWVNTRALEIAGITAGTPDPADGRIERDPDGTPSGVLHEGAMDLVGLLTPRPTGADIDAALMDAQSHLFSLGVTGWQDAIVGSYAGSDDQYPAYVSAAGAGRLKARVVGALWWDRTRGADQIEEMAARRAGTGGTFTAGSVKIMQDGIPENFTAAVIEPYCHCGPDQRGLSYVDPGLLKGYVAELDRRGFQVHFHAIGERAVREALDSLEGTSPANRHHIAHVQIIEPSDIPRFAALGVTANLQPLWATHHMQMDELCIPFLGEERAGWQYPFADLVRTGARLCAGSDWPVSSADPLQAMHVAVNRTEPGGSVHADYPTARTPFLPHQSLDLATVMTAYTSGSAWINHDEEAGVIAAGNRADLVVLDRDPYALAPGDIWTTRVDLTFVGGEAVYERHA, from the coding sequence ATGACCGATCTGCTCTTCCGCGGCGGCCCGGTGTTCACCGCCTCCCCCCACGCCGTCCCCCCCGCCTTCGCACGGGCGGTGCTCGTCCGCGACGGGCGCGTCGCCGCCGTCGGCGAGGAGGACGAGGTCGCCAGGCTGGCCCGGCCCGGGCACGAGACGGTGGACCTGGCCGGCAGGCTCCTCACGCCCGGCTTCACCGACGCCCACATCCACCCGGTGCAGGCCGGGCTGGAGCGGGCCAAGTGCGACCTGTCCCAGGTCTACGGCCTGGACGCCTACGTGGAGAAGATCGCCGCCTACGCCGCGGCCCACCCGGACGCCGCCTGGATCGACGGCGGCGGCTGGGACATGTCCGCCTTCGCCGGCGGGCTGCCGCACCGCCGCCAGATCGACTTCGCGGACCGGCCCGTCTACCTCATCCAGCGCGACCACCACGCCGCCTGGGTCAACACCCGCGCCCTGGAGATCGCCGGGATCACCGCCGGCACGCCCGACCCCGCAGACGGCCGCATCGAGCGCGACCCCGACGGCACGCCGAGCGGCGTCCTGCACGAGGGCGCCATGGACCTCGTCGGCCTGCTCACCCCCCGGCCCACCGGCGCCGACATCGACGCCGCGCTCATGGACGCCCAGTCCCACCTGTTCTCGCTCGGCGTCACCGGCTGGCAGGACGCCATCGTCGGCTCCTACGCGGGCTCCGACGACCAGTACCCCGCCTACGTCTCGGCCGCCGGGGCCGGGCGGCTCAAGGCGCGCGTGGTCGGCGCGCTGTGGTGGGACCGCACCCGCGGCGCCGACCAGATCGAGGAGATGGCCGCGCGGCGCGCCGGGACCGGGGGGACGTTCACCGCCGGATCCGTGAAGATCATGCAGGACGGCATCCCGGAGAACTTCACCGCCGCGGTGATCGAGCCGTACTGCCACTGCGGCCCCGACCAGCGCGGCCTGTCGTACGTGGACCCCGGGCTGCTGAAGGGGTACGTCGCCGAGCTGGACCGGCGCGGCTTCCAGGTCCACTTCCACGCCATCGGCGAGCGCGCCGTCCGCGAGGCGCTGGACTCCCTGGAGGGCACCTCCCCCGCCAACCGGCACCACATCGCGCACGTCCAGATCATCGAGCCGTCCGACATCCCGCGCTTCGCCGCGCTCGGCGTGACCGCCAACCTGCAGCCGCTGTGGGCCACCCACCACATGCAGATGGACGAGCTGTGCATCCCGTTCCTCGGCGAGGAGCGCGCCGGCTGGCAGTACCCGTTCGCCGACCTGGTGCGCACCGGCGCCCGGCTGTGCGCGGGCAGCGACTGGCCGGTGTCCTCGGCCGACCCGCTGCAGGCCATGCACGTGGCGGTGAACCGCACCGAGCCCGGCGGGTCGGTGCACGCGGACTACCCCACGGCGCGGACGCCGTTCCTGCCGCACCAGAGCCTGGACCTCGCCACGGTCATGACCGCCTACACGTCGGGGTCGGCGTGGATCAACCACGACGAGGAGGCCGGCGTCATCGCGGCGGGCAACCGCGCGGACCTGGTCGTGCTCGACCGCGACCCCTACGCGCTGGCGCCCGGCGACATCTGGACGACCCGGGTGGACCTGACGTTCGTCGGCGGCGAGGCGGTGTACGAGCGGCACGCCTGA
- a CDS encoding molybdopterin-dependent oxidoreductase — protein sequence MDTEWRPTACVLCASNCGIEVRLDGRRFERVRGDRAHPSSQGYTCEKPLRLDHYQNAADRLTHPLRRRPDGTFERITWDVAIAEVAAALSRVRDAHGGETIFYYGGGGQGNHLGGSYAGALMRALGARYRSNALAQEKTGLYWVSDRMLGTMVTGDFEHCEVALFIGKNPWQSHGVPRTRPTLREIARDPRRCLIVIDPRRTETAELADIHLRPRPGADAWLLAALAAVLVQEDLIARDWLAAHATGLEEVRAALRHVPVAGYCATAGVPEEQVRRAARRIAAAAGVAVFEDLGVQMNRHSTLNSYLDNLLWLLTGNFGRPGANNPPILFAPFISFSHHGPKRDRVSPVAGARIISGLVPANVIADEILTDHPRRYRAMLVESANPAHSIADSPRTREALAALDLLVVVDVAMTETARLAHYVLPAPSQFEKWEATFFTLETPVNQFHLRRPVLDPPPGADLLPEPEIYARLCEAIGALPEERVRPLREAAGRGRREFARAFLAAVEDPGQAAVAAVLLYRALGPTLPGGAAAAASLWAHAVRVARAHPEAVRRAGIDGEGVDLGDRLFDAILAAPSGLVFAVDAPGDAWRRLGTPDKKVHLALPDLLEELAGLATGPEASPDYPFVLSAGERRSFTANTIIRDPAWRRRDPHGTLRISPQDAEELGLADGSRARVTTRRGSAEATVEITETLLPGHISLPNGLGLAYPGEPGEVTTGAAPNELTSARDRDPYAGTPWHKHVPARVEAVA from the coding sequence ATGGACACCGAATGGCGGCCCACGGCCTGCGTGCTGTGCGCGAGCAACTGCGGCATCGAGGTCCGGCTCGACGGCAGGCGGTTCGAGCGCGTCCGCGGCGACCGGGCGCACCCGTCCTCCCAGGGCTACACCTGCGAGAAGCCGCTGCGCCTCGACCACTACCAGAACGCGGCCGACCGCCTCACCCACCCGCTGCGGCGGCGGCCGGACGGCACGTTCGAGCGGATCACCTGGGACGTCGCCATCGCCGAGGTCGCCGCCGCGCTCTCCCGGGTCCGCGACGCGCACGGCGGGGAGACGATCTTCTACTACGGCGGCGGAGGCCAGGGCAACCACCTCGGCGGCTCCTACGCGGGCGCGCTCATGCGCGCGCTCGGCGCCCGCTACCGCTCCAACGCGCTGGCCCAGGAGAAGACCGGCCTGTACTGGGTGTCGGACCGCATGCTCGGCACCATGGTGACCGGCGACTTCGAGCACTGCGAGGTCGCCCTGTTCATCGGCAAGAACCCCTGGCAGTCCCACGGCGTCCCGCGCACCCGCCCCACCCTGCGCGAGATCGCCCGCGACCCGCGCCGCTGCCTGATCGTCATCGATCCGCGGCGCACCGAGACCGCCGAGCTGGCCGACATCCACCTGCGCCCCCGGCCGGGCGCCGACGCCTGGCTGCTGGCGGCCCTCGCGGCGGTGCTCGTCCAGGAGGACCTGATCGCCCGCGACTGGCTCGCCGCCCACGCGACCGGGCTGGAGGAGGTGCGCGCGGCGCTGCGGCACGTGCCCGTGGCCGGGTACTGCGCGACGGCCGGGGTGCCCGAGGAGCAGGTCCGGCGGGCCGCCCGCCGGATCGCCGCCGCCGCGGGCGTCGCGGTGTTCGAGGACCTCGGCGTGCAGATGAACCGCCACTCGACGCTCAACAGCTACCTGGACAACCTGCTGTGGCTGCTCACCGGCAACTTCGGCCGTCCCGGCGCCAACAACCCGCCCATCCTGTTCGCCCCGTTCATCTCCTTCTCGCACCACGGCCCCAAGCGCGACCGCGTCAGCCCGGTGGCCGGGGCGCGGATCATCTCCGGGCTGGTCCCCGCCAACGTGATCGCCGACGAGATCCTCACCGACCATCCCCGCCGCTACCGCGCGATGCTCGTCGAGTCCGCCAACCCCGCCCACTCGATCGCCGACTCCCCGCGCACCCGCGAGGCGCTCGCCGCGCTCGACCTGCTCGTGGTCGTCGACGTCGCCATGACCGAGACGGCCAGGCTCGCCCACTACGTCCTGCCCGCGCCCTCGCAGTTCGAGAAGTGGGAGGCGACCTTCTTCACCCTGGAGACCCCCGTCAACCAGTTCCACCTGCGCCGTCCCGTGCTGGATCCGCCGCCCGGCGCCGACCTGCTGCCCGAGCCGGAGATCTACGCCCGGCTGTGCGAGGCGATCGGCGCGCTCCCCGAGGAGCGGGTGCGGCCCCTGCGCGAGGCGGCCGGACGCGGGCGGAGGGAGTTCGCGCGGGCCTTCCTCGCCGCGGTGGAGGACCCGGGGCAGGCGGCCGTCGCGGCCGTGCTGCTCTACCGCGCGCTCGGCCCCACGCTGCCCGGCGGCGCCGCGGCGGCCGCCTCGCTGTGGGCGCACGCGGTCCGGGTGGCGCGGGCCCACCCCGAGGCGGTCCGGCGCGCGGGCATCGACGGCGAGGGCGTGGACCTGGGCGACCGGCTGTTCGACGCGATCCTCGCCGCGCCGTCCGGGCTCGTCTTCGCCGTCGACGCGCCCGGCGACGCCTGGCGGCGGCTCGGCACCCCGGACAAGAAGGTCCACCTGGCGCTCCCCGACCTGCTGGAGGAGCTCGCGGGCCTCGCGACGGGCCCGGAGGCGTCCCCGGACTACCCGTTCGTGCTGTCGGCGGGGGAGCGGCGCTCCTTCACGGCCAACACCATCATCCGCGACCCCGCCTGGCGCAGGCGCGACCCGCACGGGACCCTGCGGATCAGCCCGCAGGACGCCGAGGAGCTCGGGCTGGCCGACGGGTCACGGGCCCGGGTCACCACCCGGCGCGGGTCGGCGGAGGCGACCGTGGAGATCACCGAGACCCTGCTGCCCGGCCACATCTCCCTGCCCAACGGCCTCGGGCTCGCCTATCCGGGCGAGCCGGGGGAGGTCACGACGGGCGCCGCCCCGAACGAGCTGACCTCCGCGCGGGACCGCGACCCGTACGCGGGCACCCCGTGGCACAAGCACGTCCCGGCCCGGGTGGAGGCCGTGGCCTGA
- the secG gene encoding preprotein translocase subunit SecG, whose amino-acid sequence MTIGISIALILSSALMVLLVLLHKGKGGGLSDLFGGGFTSSFGGSSVVERNLDRLTIITGAIWFVCIIALGLILKP is encoded by the coding sequence GTGACTATTGGCATCTCGATCGCCCTCATCCTGTCGAGCGCACTCATGGTGCTGCTCGTGTTGCTCCACAAGGGCAAGGGCGGTGGCCTTTCGGACCTCTTCGGCGGCGGCTTCACGTCGTCGTTCGGCGGGTCCTCGGTGGTGGAGCGGAACCTCGACCGCCTCACGATCATCACCGGGGCGATCTGGTTCGTCTGCATCATCGCCCTCGGCCTGATTCTCAAACCGTAA
- the tpiA gene encoding triose-phosphate isomerase yields MSTARKPLIAGNWKMNLNHLEAIALVQKLAFSLTDKDFDRADVAVLPPFTDLRSVQTLVDGDKLRIVYGAQDVSVHDSGAYTGEISGTMLAKLGCTYVLAGHSERRQYHREDDQVVGAKVQAAYRHSITPILCVGEGLPVRQAGGHVAYAVSQLDAALNGVKTEQARSLVIAYEPVWAIGTGEVATPDDAQEVCAALRARLAELYDAEVAAAVRILYGGSVKSDNIAGIMAQSDVDGALVGGASLDPADFVKICRFGEISG; encoded by the coding sequence ATGAGCACCGCCCGCAAGCCGCTCATCGCCGGCAACTGGAAGATGAACCTCAACCACCTCGAGGCCATCGCGCTGGTCCAGAAGCTGGCCTTCTCGCTGACCGACAAGGACTTCGACCGCGCCGACGTCGCGGTGCTGCCCCCGTTCACCGACCTGCGCAGCGTGCAGACCCTGGTGGACGGCGACAAGCTCCGCATCGTCTACGGCGCGCAGGACGTGTCGGTGCACGACAGCGGGGCCTACACCGGAGAGATCTCCGGCACGATGCTCGCCAAGCTCGGCTGCACGTACGTGCTGGCCGGCCACTCCGAGCGGCGGCAGTACCACCGCGAGGACGACCAGGTGGTCGGCGCCAAGGTGCAGGCGGCCTACCGGCACTCGATCACGCCGATCCTGTGCGTGGGCGAGGGCCTGCCCGTCCGGCAGGCCGGCGGGCACGTCGCCTACGCCGTGTCCCAGCTCGACGCGGCGCTGAACGGCGTGAAGACCGAGCAGGCCAGGTCGCTGGTCATCGCCTACGAGCCGGTCTGGGCGATCGGCACCGGCGAGGTCGCCACCCCGGATGACGCGCAGGAGGTCTGCGCGGCCTTGCGGGCGCGACTCGCCGAGCTGTACGACGCCGAGGTGGCCGCCGCCGTCCGTATCCTTTACGGTGGGTCGGTCAAGTCCGACAACATCGCCGGCATCATGGCGCAGTCCGATGTCGACGGGGCGCTGGTGGGAGGCGCGAGCCTCGATCCGGCGGACTTCGTCAAGATCTGCCGTTTTGGCGAAATATCGGGCTAG
- a CDS encoding RNA polymerase-binding protein RbpA has translation MGSGNAIRGSRVGAGPMGEAERGEAAPRVRVSFWCANMHETRPSFASDAAVPEYWDCPRCGLPAGQDESAPPAPPRNEPYKTHLAYVKERRSDTDGAAILAEALERLRSSNRTPW, from the coding sequence GTGGGTAGTGGCAACGCGATCCGTGGTAGCCGTGTCGGCGCCGGGCCGATGGGTGAGGCCGAGCGTGGCGAGGCGGCCCCTCGAGTGCGGGTCTCGTTCTGGTGCGCCAACATGCACGAGACGCGTCCGAGTTTCGCCAGCGACGCCGCCGTTCCCGAGTACTGGGACTGCCCGCGGTGCGGTCTCCCGGCCGGCCAGGACGAGTCTGCCCCGCCCGCGCCCCCGCGGAACGAGCCGTACAAGACGCACCTGGCCTACGTGAAGGAGCGGCGCAGCGACACGGACGGCGCCGCGATCCTCGCCGAGGCCCTGGAGCGGCTGCGCAGCAGCAACCGCACTCCCTGGTAG
- a CDS encoding phosphoglycerate kinase translates to MRTIDSLDVKGRRVLVRADLNVPLDGDRITDDGRIRASVPTIAELAGRGARVIVCAHLGRPKGKVAPQFSLAPVAARLGELLGAPVRFATDVVGDSARETAEGLGDGEVALLENLRFEPGEESKDDAARAAFAEKLAGLAELYVGDGFGAVHRKHASVYDVPKLLPHAAGGLVVAEVEVLKRLTEDPARPYVVVLGGAKVSDKLGVIANLLGKVDRLVIGGGMAYTFLKAQGHEVGRSLLQEDQLDQVRGFIAEAAERGVELVLPVDVLAATGFAEDAEYEAVEATAIPADREGLDIGPKSRELFAAKLADAATVFWNGPMGVFEFDAFAGGTRAVAEALVASGAFTVVGGGDSAAAVRKLGLPEDGFSHISTGGGASLEYLEGKTLPGLAALED, encoded by the coding sequence ATGCGGACCATCGACTCCCTCGACGTCAAGGGGCGGCGCGTCCTGGTGCGCGCCGACCTCAACGTCCCCCTCGACGGGGACAGGATCACCGACGACGGCCGCATCCGCGCCTCGGTGCCGACGATCGCCGAGCTGGCCGGCCGGGGCGCGCGGGTGATCGTCTGCGCCCACCTCGGCCGTCCCAAGGGCAAGGTGGCGCCGCAGTTCTCCCTGGCGCCCGTCGCCGCCCGGCTCGGCGAGCTGCTCGGCGCACCGGTGAGGTTCGCCACCGACGTCGTCGGCGACTCGGCGCGCGAGACCGCCGAGGGTCTGGGCGACGGCGAGGTCGCCCTGCTGGAGAACCTCCGGTTCGAGCCGGGGGAGGAGTCCAAGGACGACGCGGCGCGCGCGGCGTTCGCCGAGAAGCTGGCCGGTCTCGCCGAGCTGTACGTCGGCGACGGGTTCGGCGCGGTGCACCGCAAGCACGCCAGCGTCTACGACGTGCCGAAGCTGCTGCCGCACGCCGCGGGCGGCCTGGTGGTGGCCGAGGTCGAGGTGCTCAAGCGCCTCACCGAGGACCCCGCCCGCCCGTACGTCGTCGTGCTCGGCGGCGCGAAGGTCTCCGACAAGCTCGGTGTGATCGCCAACCTCCTCGGCAAGGTCGACCGCCTGGTCATCGGCGGCGGCATGGCCTACACCTTCCTCAAGGCCCAGGGCCACGAGGTCGGCAGGTCGCTGCTGCAGGAGGACCAGCTCGACCAGGTGCGCGGCTTCATCGCCGAGGCCGCCGAGCGCGGCGTCGAGCTCGTGCTGCCGGTGGACGTCCTCGCGGCCACCGGGTTCGCCGAGGACGCCGAGTACGAGGCGGTCGAGGCCACCGCGATCCCCGCCGACCGCGAGGGCCTGGACATCGGCCCGAAGAGCCGCGAGCTGTTCGCCGCCAAGCTGGCCGACGCCGCCACCGTCTTCTGGAACGGCCCCATGGGCGTGTTCGAGTTCGACGCGTTCGCGGGCGGCACGCGGGCCGTGGCCGAGGCGCTGGTCGCCTCCGGCGCCTTCACCGTCGTGGGTGGTGGCGATTCGGCGGCCGCCGTGCGTAAGCTCGGTCTCCCCGAGGACGGCTTCTCGCACATCTCCACAGGTGGCGGGGCCAGTCTCGAATACCTGGAGGGCAAGACCCTGCCCGGACTCGCCGCGCTGGAGGACTGA
- a CDS encoding Clp protease N-terminal domain-containing protein, which yields MFERFSDSARRVVVLAQEEARRLDHRHIGPEHVLLGLLGDAEGLGGTVLRESGLTLEAARAGVEEFGGRGPSAPLGHIPFTADAKKLLELSLREALQAQAGYIGTEHILLALLRDPSGVAAQVLERHGADAVALRARVGEEQEGRAGRPIGTLTEGSLLLNPRPSHLARLERIQASLDRIERRLDAFGVPPAPDAEPQDPEAGDGGPHPRRRAE from the coding sequence GTGTTCGAGCGCTTCAGCGATTCCGCCCGCCGTGTCGTGGTCCTCGCGCAGGAGGAGGCGCGGCGGCTCGACCACCGCCACATCGGCCCCGAGCACGTGCTGCTCGGCCTGCTCGGCGACGCCGAGGGGCTCGGCGGCACCGTCCTGCGGGAGTCCGGCCTCACCCTGGAGGCGGCCAGGGCCGGCGTCGAGGAGTTCGGCGGCCGTGGCCCCTCCGCGCCGCTCGGGCACATCCCCTTCACCGCGGACGCCAAGAAGCTGCTCGAACTGTCCCTGCGCGAGGCCCTGCAGGCGCAGGCGGGATACATCGGCACCGAGCACATCCTGCTCGCCCTGCTGCGCGACCCGAGCGGGGTCGCCGCCCAGGTGCTGGAGCGGCACGGCGCCGACGCCGTGGCCCTGCGCGCCCGGGTCGGCGAGGAACAGGAGGGCCGCGCGGGCCGTCCCATCGGGACGCTCACCGAAGGGTCGCTGCTCCTGAACCCCAGGCCGTCCCACCTCGCCCGGCTGGAGCGCATCCAGGCGAGCCTGGACCGCATCGAGCGGCGCCTGGACGCCTTCGGGGTCCCGCCCGCGCCGGACGCCGAGCCTCAGGACCCGGAGGCCGGCGACGGCGGGCCGCACCCCCGGCGCCGCGCCGAGTAG
- a CDS encoding GNAT family N-acetyltransferase, translating to MGFLRIRTTVDERPGRLASLTAALAAKGGNILGLTVQPDADGTVDEFVADIPASADAVRAALEEAGGRRVQVVPATAHELTDEPTRVLLLASRLRAAPWRLPEVLADLLRADDARWVYGAELSDLPDPTLLTVPVAPRRAVRLRRIGLPFTLTESARAAALVRLAQPPAETLPAERPVVLSDGVEVRVRPLTPLYREAVRDLHDRCSPDSRRFRYFTATPSLRPGMFDRLCDRGRCHSLVAGYDGQVVAMANLVFSPDPGIAEMAFLVEDRWQGRGLGGALARMLLCEARDLGFAEVRASLLSDNARMRRLLLSLGATPAYTEDPGVLEARIAAGAAVPAPRGT from the coding sequence ATGGGCTTCTTGCGGATCCGCACGACCGTGGACGAACGGCCGGGACGGCTGGCGTCCCTCACCGCGGCGCTCGCCGCCAAGGGCGGCAACATCCTCGGGCTGACCGTCCAGCCCGACGCCGACGGCACGGTCGACGAGTTCGTCGCCGACATCCCCGCCTCCGCCGACGCTGTGCGCGCGGCGCTGGAGGAGGCCGGAGGGCGCCGCGTCCAGGTCGTGCCGGCGACCGCCCACGAGCTGACGGACGAGCCCACGCGCGTGCTGCTGCTGGCCTCGCGCCTGCGCGCCGCGCCGTGGCGGCTGCCGGAGGTGCTGGCCGACCTGCTGCGCGCCGACGACGCGCGCTGGGTCTACGGCGCCGAGCTGTCCGACCTGCCCGACCCGACGCTGCTGACCGTGCCCGTGGCGCCGCGCCGCGCCGTCCGGCTGCGCCGCATCGGCCTGCCGTTCACGCTCACCGAGTCCGCGCGCGCCGCCGCGCTGGTGCGCCTGGCCCAGCCGCCCGCCGAGACCCTGCCCGCCGAGCGGCCGGTGGTGCTGAGCGACGGCGTCGAGGTGCGGGTGCGCCCGCTCACCCCGCTCTACCGCGAGGCCGTCCGCGACCTGCACGACCGCTGCTCGCCCGACTCGCGCAGGTTCCGGTACTTCACGGCGACGCCGTCGCTGCGCCCGGGCATGTTCGACCGATTGTGCGACCGCGGCCGGTGCCACTCGCTGGTCGCCGGGTACGACGGCCAGGTGGTGGCCATGGCGAACCTGGTGTTCAGCCCCGACCCCGGCATCGCCGAGATGGCGTTCCTGGTGGAGGACCGCTGGCAGGGCCGCGGCCTCGGCGGCGCGCTCGCCCGCATGCTGCTGTGCGAGGCGCGCGACCTGGGCTTCGCGGAGGTCCGGGCGAGCCTGCTCTCGGACAACGCGCGCATGCGACGGCTGCTGCTGTCCCTCGGCGCGACGCCGGCCTACACCGAGGACCCGGGCGTGCTGGAGGCGCGCATCGCCGCCGGGGCGGCCGTGCCCGCGCCCCGCGGGACCTGA